From a single Chloracidobacterium thermophilum B genomic region:
- a CDS encoding RNA-guided endonuclease InsQ/TnpB family protein → MGKAHLKVQRQRKDWVIKLARCVVASHDVVVYEDLQVKNLVKNHHLAKSIHDAGWSQFTAWLDYYGKVWDKAVVSVPPQYTTQDCSNCGRMVVKTLATRTHSCPQCGFESDRDRNAALNILKKGLSILGMEWQNSTFGQKGTASKEGTLGERCTAALEGQPDEVSALAEPRTRIPCL, encoded by the coding sequence CTGGGCAAAGCACATCTGAAAGTCCAACGCCAGCGTAAAGACTGGGTGATTAAGTTAGCCCGGTGCGTGGTGGCATCTCACGATGTCGTGGTGTACGAAGACTTGCAGGTGAAGAACCTGGTCAAAAATCATCATCTTGCCAAATCCATTCATGATGCTGGCTGGTCTCAATTCACTGCGTGGCTGGACTACTACGGCAAGGTGTGGGACAAGGCAGTCGTCAGCGTACCGCCGCAGTACACCACACAGGACTGTAGTAACTGTGGGCGTATGGTAGTAAAAACCCTGGCCACCAGAACCCATAGTTGTCCTCAATGTGGATTTGAATCAGACAGAGACCGGAATGCGGCTTTGAACATCCTCAAGAAGGGACTAAGCATCTTGGGAATGGAGTGGCAAAACAGTACCTTTGGGCAAAAGGGAACTGCCTCGAAAGAGGGAACGCTTGGGGAGAGATGCACCGCTGCTTTGGAGGGGCAACCTGATGAAGTAAGTGCGCTCGCAGAACCAAGAACAAGAATCCCCTGCCTTTAG
- a CDS encoding MFS transporter — MTSVPTPALAAVLLGNALMRIAGATGGVLIGLYLAALVAQGRTFDAGLVGALTAVAFGVELVGSLPMGLLADARTPRTMMVFGALLGAAAVQMFGLSSFVAVFFLARAGEGLAVAATTPSVLAFLTEATATDAVRRGKVMSFFEMSLLGGLAFGGLLASLLWQSIGVWGFSAVAGLYVAAAGLFLSGAQGRGTATNAWAGLRAALAAPMLRRLAPAWICINAMVGVWLGSTLPFLLTLPERRGQFLTGIFADRPEGVGWALLGYAVIFGTGVTGWSFILHRFRRITVLRLALGGLFVACLGFYALNHAGGQPSSIRWLIGGGTALAIMVESGFTPTALALLAEAVGEQAGRGATMGVYSVLLGVGAVTGALLGGLGAQWAAMDGLIAVTVLLALGAAAGVEWLARHTPG; from the coding sequence ATGACGTCCGTGCCAACCCCGGCTTTGGCGGCTGTCCTGCTTGGCAACGCGCTGATGCGGATTGCCGGGGCCACGGGCGGCGTGCTCATCGGCCTGTACCTGGCGGCGCTCGTCGCCCAAGGACGGACGTTCGATGCCGGGCTGGTCGGGGCGCTGACAGCCGTGGCCTTTGGCGTTGAACTCGTCGGGTCCCTGCCCATGGGACTGCTTGCCGACGCCCGGACGCCCCGGACGATGATGGTGTTCGGGGCGCTGCTGGGGGCAGCCGCCGTCCAGATGTTCGGACTGAGCAGCTTTGTGGCCGTGTTTTTTCTGGCGCGCGCTGGCGAAGGTCTGGCTGTAGCCGCCACCACGCCCTCTGTGCTCGCCTTTCTCACTGAAGCTACGGCGACGGATGCCGTCCGGCGCGGCAAGGTCATGAGCTTTTTCGAGATGTCCCTGCTGGGCGGGCTGGCCTTTGGCGGTCTTCTGGCCAGCCTGCTGTGGCAATCCATCGGCGTCTGGGGCTTTTCGGCAGTAGCGGGCTTGTATGTCGCCGCCGCCGGACTGTTCCTCTCCGGCGCACAGGGACGCGGAACAGCGACCAACGCCTGGGCAGGTCTGCGTGCAGCGTTGGCCGCCCCCATGCTGCGCCGTCTGGCTCCGGCCTGGATTTGCATCAACGCCATGGTCGGCGTCTGGCTCGGCTCAACCCTGCCGTTTCTGCTGACCCTGCCGGAACGCCGGGGTCAGTTCCTGACCGGCATTTTTGCCGACCGGCCGGAGGGTGTCGGCTGGGCGCTCTTGGGCTACGCCGTCATTTTTGGTACTGGCGTCACCGGATGGAGTTTCATCCTGCACCGGTTTCGCCGCATCACGGTTCTGCGCCTGGCGCTGGGCGGGCTGTTTGTTGCCTGCCTTGGTTTCTATGCGCTCAATCACGCCGGGGGGCAGCCGTCCAGCATCCGCTGGCTCATTGGCGGCGGCACGGCACTGGCCATTATGGTCGAAAGCGGCTTTACGCCGACGGCGCTGGCGCTGCTGGCCGAAGCCGTCGGCGAACAGGCCGGACGGGGTGCCACGATGGGGGTGTATTCGGTGCTGCTCGGCGTCGGAGCCGTAACCGGGGCCCTGCTGGGTGGACTGGGAGCGCAGTGGGCCGCCATGGACGGCCTCATCGCCGTCACCGTCCTGCTCGCCCTGGGGGCCGCGGCCGGCGTCGAATGGCTCGCACGGCACACACCCGGCTAG
- a CDS encoding magnesium transporter, translated as MGKVFRPSLAVLFTWAVIPGLPWVITAQTAKKEKPPAAASSAPADPLVNLEQPRTSIPPEMLSAPPSGVRVILSQFALALDTLPPTEQLPMFLAAPSPLRYWTFSLLDPNVRRRLLELMEAEAIRQWPAQEKVIRSFLTKTQAAYDRQRMPEDTPEQFKLKNEVGLRYLAELSPEERAIGRQMHTYFFGPSILLRYQGRVWIRPEAVPQIEAFLKRVPALREYKTDELFVVFSGKTSSPVFFQDYETDGLFVGVRGPTCNCALDVDCVPGTFCQTTKPPYPTDFGTTCHMFGVRLPCSGFCTPGKPRR; from the coding sequence ATGGGCAAAGTATTCCGGCCATCACTTGCCGTGCTGTTCACCTGGGCCGTGATCCCGGGGCTGCCGTGGGTGATCACGGCGCAGACGGCAAAGAAAGAGAAACCTCCGGCAGCCGCGTCATCGGCTCCGGCGGATCCCCTCGTCAACCTGGAACAGCCAAGGACCTCGATACCACCCGAAATGCTTTCGGCTCCACCATCCGGGGTTCGCGTCATCCTCAGTCAATTCGCGCTGGCCCTGGACACACTCCCGCCAACCGAACAGCTTCCGATGTTTTTGGCCGCCCCCAGTCCCCTTCGCTACTGGACGTTTTCCCTCCTCGATCCGAATGTCCGGCGTCGGTTGCTTGAACTCATGGAAGCCGAGGCCATTCGCCAGTGGCCGGCTCAGGAAAAGGTCATCAGGAGCTTTCTCACCAAGACTCAGGCCGCCTACGACCGCCAGCGGATGCCGGAAGACACCCCTGAACAGTTCAAACTGAAAAACGAAGTCGGGTTGCGCTACCTTGCCGAGCTTTCGCCAGAAGAGAGAGCCATTGGCCGTCAGATGCACACCTATTTCTTTGGGCCCAGCATTCTTCTCCGCTATCAGGGAAGAGTGTGGATTCGGCCGGAGGCGGTGCCGCAAATCGAAGCCTTTCTGAAACGTGTTCCCGCACTGCGCGAATACAAAACGGACGAACTCTTTGTCGTATTTTCCGGGAAAACTTCCTCGCCCGTGTTCTTTCAGGACTACGAAACCGATGGTCTTTTCGTGGGTGTGCGTGGGCCAACCTGCAACTGCGCCCTGGATGTGGATTGTGTTCCGGGAACCTTCTGCCAGACGACCAAGCCACCCTACCCGACTGACTTTGGCACCACCTGTCACATGTTTGGCGTACGGCTTCCCTGTTCCGGCTTTTGCACACCAGGGAAGCCACGCCGCTGA
- a CDS encoding RNA-guided endonuclease InsQ/TnpB family protein — protein sequence MRVMEAKLLNGTAEQYQALDEAIRTAQFVRNKCVRYWMDNKGVNKAVLYAHCKDLAKEFDFVRKLNSAARQASAERAWASISRFYTNCKNKAVKKGYPKFKKHCRSVEYKVSGWKLSEDGMTISFTDGFNAGSFALYCNGEARRLILESKINRVRVIRRADGYYAQFCLGVERKEQGEYTGNVIGIDLGLKAFYTDQNGNPVECPKYLRKAEKRLKRPPAQVEQEVQEKGANLNPGTTTSKRKDWAKHI from the coding sequence ATGAGAGTCATGGAAGCCAAGCTACTCAACGGGACAGCAGAGCAGTATCAGGCTCTGGATGAAGCCATCCGTACCGCACAGTTTGTCAGAAACAAATGTGTGCGGTACTGGATGGACAACAAGGGCGTAAACAAAGCTGTTCTCTATGCCCACTGCAAAGACCTGGCCAAAGAGTTTGACTTTGTCAGGAAGTTAAACTCAGCGGCAAGGCAGGCAAGTGCAGAACGGGCTTGGGCTTCCATCTCCCGTTTCTATACCAACTGCAAAAACAAGGCGGTCAAGAAAGGGTATCCCAAATTTAAGAAGCATTGCCGTTCTGTGGAATACAAGGTATCGGGCTGGAAGCTGTCAGAAGATGGGATGACTATCTCGTTCACCGATGGCTTCAATGCTGGCTCGTTTGCTCTGTACTGCAATGGTGAAGCAAGACGGTTGATTCTTGAATCCAAAATCAATCGGGTGCGGGTGATACGCAGGGCAGATGGGTACTATGCCCAGTTCTGTTTGGGTGTGGAGCGCAAGGAGCAGGGAGAATACACAGGCAATGTGATTGGCATTGACTTGGGCTTGAAAGCTTTCTACACCGACCAGAACGGCAACCCTGTGGAGTGTCCCAAGTATCTGCGGAAAGCAGAGAAGCGGCTAAAGCGGCCACCAGCGCAGGTTGAGCAGGAAGTTCAGGAAAAGGGGGCAAACCTCAATCCAGGAACTACCACAAGCAAAAGAAAAGACTGGGCAAAGCACATCTGA
- a CDS encoding DinB family protein: protein MDTTPELSREGLRERLTHSLEAAIRELTALSDAQRTCPLKPSRANPDIVWTPCDHFAHLIGTKRYFQREIEKALTENPEARPQPYANALNRPSEDTMAAVHAFNDQWILKHRDKSFAELVVMARETRAHTLDLLDRTSDDQLACSMPVPWGLATIGEVFDLQTRHMAMHLGFIREGLAAKA, encoded by the coding sequence ATGGACACCACACCGGAACTGTCACGCGAGGGACTTCGGGAGCGGTTGACGCACAGCCTTGAAGCCGCCATTCGTGAACTCACGGCCCTTTCCGACGCCCAACGTACCTGCCCGCTCAAACCCAGCCGTGCCAATCCTGACATCGTCTGGACGCCCTGTGACCACTTCGCCCACCTCATCGGCACGAAGCGGTACTTTCAACGGGAGATTGAAAAAGCCCTGACTGAGAACCCGGAAGCCCGTCCCCAGCCCTATGCCAACGCGCTGAACCGCCCCAGTGAAGACACCATGGCTGCCGTGCACGCTTTCAACGACCAGTGGATTCTGAAGCACCGCGACAAATCCTTTGCCGAACTCGTGGTCATGGCGCGCGAAACGCGCGCTCACACGCTGGATCTGCTCGACCGCACGAGTGATGACCAGCTTGCCTGCTCCATGCCGGTGCCGTGGGGATTGGCCACAATTGGCGAGGTCTTTGACCTTCAGACGCGCCACATGGCCATGCACCTGGGCTTCATCCGGGAGGGTCTGGCCGCAAAAGCATGA
- a CDS encoding Uma2 family endonuclease, with translation MSSLPHIRLTPDEYLAAERWATHKSEYVAGEVFAMSGATLRHSLIATNIAAELRQRLKGRDCTVHASDLRVGTPAGNYFYPDVVVVCGEPVYADDHRDTILNPILIVEVLSDSTQDYDRGGKFAEYRRLASLQEYLVVAQTAPCVEHHTRQADGCWLLHETSDLTAVLTLASIGCQLPLAEIYDKVTFAVANPVEGATP, from the coding sequence ATGTCCAGTCTGCCGCACATCCGTCTGACGCCGGACGAATACTTGGCCGCCGAACGCTGGGCGACGCACAAAAGCGAGTACGTCGCCGGCGAGGTATTTGCCATGTCGGGCGCAACCCTCCGGCACTCGCTCATCGCCACCAACATTGCGGCAGAGCTGCGGCAACGCCTCAAGGGGCGCGACTGTACAGTTCACGCTTCGGATTTACGGGTCGGGACTCCGGCCGGCAACTACTTCTACCCGGATGTGGTCGTGGTGTGTGGCGAACCTGTTTACGCGGATGACCACCGGGACACGATTCTCAACCCCATCCTCATCGTTGAAGTGCTTTCGGATTCGACGCAGGACTACGACCGGGGCGGCAAGTTTGCCGAGTACCGCCGGCTCGCGTCGTTGCAGGAATACCTCGTGGTGGCCCAGACCGCGCCCTGTGTCGAACACCACACGCGCCAGGCCGACGGGTGCTGGCTGCTTCACGAGACAAGCGACCTGACCGCCGTGCTGACACTGGCTTCCATTGGCTGCCAGTTGCCGCTGGCGGAGATATACGACAAAGTTACCTTCGCTGTCGCCAATCCAGTCGAAGGGGCAACCCCATGA
- a CDS encoding DedA family protein has translation MTLAGFSAPFWKALLGKLQLFGMWLAGFGVFGVLLLAYVDSVIPLTPIPDATLALVCAQGTLWWWAAVLAALGSSLGCMTVYWLVRRLRQRFLGRSLLARRLSPERQARIEQLIRQYDIVALAAAAVMPPPFPFKPFVICAGLLEFHQGRLFVGLFIGRAIRYGTLAYLSMRYGSEAMSLLQQHTGWFFLGVGVIVALLGIYFLVRWYVFRRPALTATSLSPDIQP, from the coding sequence ATGACCTTGGCTGGTTTCTCTGCGCCGTTCTGGAAAGCCCTGCTGGGCAAGCTCCAACTGTTCGGCATGTGGCTGGCCGGCTTTGGTGTGTTCGGGGTTCTGCTTTTGGCCTACGTGGATTCGGTCATTCCCCTGACGCCCATCCCTGATGCCACGCTCGCACTGGTCTGTGCCCAGGGTACGCTGTGGTGGTGGGCGGCAGTATTGGCGGCGCTGGGTTCATCGCTCGGCTGCATGACGGTGTACTGGCTTGTCCGCCGCCTGCGGCAGCGTTTTCTGGGGAGAAGCCTACTGGCGCGGCGGCTTTCCCCGGAGCGGCAGGCGCGGATTGAGCAGCTCATCCGGCAGTATGACATCGTGGCGCTCGCGGCCGCGGCCGTTATGCCGCCGCCGTTTCCCTTCAAGCCCTTCGTCATCTGCGCCGGACTGCTGGAGTTTCACCAGGGACGCCTGTTTGTCGGACTGTTTATCGGGCGGGCGATCCGCTACGGCACGCTGGCCTACCTGAGCATGCGTTACGGCAGTGAAGCCATGAGCCTGCTTCAGCAGCATACCGGCTGGTTTTTCCTTGGCGTTGGGGTCATCGTTGCCCTCCTTGGCATCTATTTCCTTGTGCGGTGGTATGTCTTCCGTCGTCCGGCACTGACAGCCACCAGCCTGTCGCCGGACATTCAGCCCTGA